One window from the genome of Pararhizobium gei encodes:
- a CDS encoding alpha/beta hydrolase, which translates to MAASRSIPIEPGILAFHKRCEEFYPPDAVEAPIAQQRAWYDALCAQFDAPSPAGMVRQDECVGGRIPIRRYRPAEIAAQTRVFYIHGGGFVVGSLDSHDAICAEIAHAARVELVSVDYRLAPENVWPAAFDDCFEVLVSLLADGRSVVVAGDSAGGNLAAGLALKAKAEGLGGVAGQVLIYPGLGGDLVSGSYEEMAEAPGLSTADVAYYRDVLKAPSDNAFAHPLQVDDLSGLPPAYITSAHFDPLRDDAALYAQRLIAAGVNVTYLNEPQMIHAWLRARHMSDGAREGFRQICFGLSVLVGTVDINPSPSAPRPDGR; encoded by the coding sequence ATGGCAGCAAGTCGCTCAATCCCCATCGAACCCGGCATTCTCGCCTTCCACAAACGTTGCGAGGAATTCTATCCCCCTGACGCGGTGGAAGCGCCGATTGCGCAGCAGCGTGCCTGGTACGATGCCTTGTGTGCACAGTTCGATGCACCGTCGCCGGCGGGGATGGTAAGACAGGACGAGTGCGTCGGCGGTCGCATTCCCATTCGCCGCTATCGACCAGCCGAGATTGCCGCGCAAACGCGGGTGTTTTACATCCATGGCGGCGGCTTCGTCGTCGGGTCGCTCGACAGCCATGACGCGATCTGCGCCGAGATCGCCCACGCGGCAAGGGTCGAACTTGTTTCCGTCGACTACAGGCTGGCGCCCGAGAATGTCTGGCCGGCGGCCTTCGACGATTGTTTCGAGGTGCTTGTATCGCTGCTGGCCGATGGCAGGTCGGTCGTCGTTGCCGGCGATAGCGCCGGCGGCAATCTCGCGGCGGGATTGGCACTTAAAGCGAAGGCGGAAGGGCTGGGCGGTGTAGCGGGGCAGGTGCTGATCTATCCGGGGCTCGGAGGCGATCTTGTTTCGGGCTCCTATGAAGAGATGGCCGAAGCGCCGGGGCTATCCACTGCCGATGTCGCTTATTACCGTGATGTGCTCAAGGCTCCGTCTGACAATGCCTTTGCCCATCCTCTGCAAGTCGATGACCTTTCCGGCTTGCCGCCCGCCTATATCACATCAGCGCATTTCGATCCCTTACGCGACGATGCGGCGCTCTATGCACAGCGGTTGATCGCTGCCGGCGTCAACGTCACCTATCTCAACGAGCCGCAGATGATCCATGCGTGGTTGCGCGCCCGCCATATGAGCGACGGCGCGCGGGAAGGGTTCCGGCAGATCTGTTTCGGACTGAGCGTCCTTGTCGGAACCGTTGATATTAACCCTTCGCCTTCTGCACCAAGGCCGGACGGGCGCTGA
- a CDS encoding ABC transporter ATP-binding protein translates to MPELSSEKNTLLSVRNLKIEATSYPPGEPPKTVTLVHDVSFDLQKGKVLGLIGESGAGKSTIGLSALAYGRGGAAITGGQVLLNGKDILTLGRDGIRTIRGCKVCYVAQSAAAAFNPAHRLGEQVIEAALRHRIMSRADAEKRALYLFQVLGLPNPESFGDRYPHQVSGGQLQRAMTAMALCPNPELIVFDEPTTALDVTTQIDVLAAIKHAIEETHTAALYITHDLAVVAQISDDIMVLRHGRMVEYGTTKQIIEAPNEDYTRALVSVRQTKRDEAKDQSNTLLKIEHVSAGYANGFKVLHDVSMHLPKGQTLAIVGESGSGKSTLARVITGLLPPSDGTITFDGKELPKALTGRSKDELRRVQMIYQMADTAMNPRQTVRDIVGRPITFYYGLRGARKTERVKELLDQIEMGDRFLDRYPAELSGGQKQRVAIARALAAKPELILCDEPTSALDPLVAEGILNLLLKLQEETAVSYVFITHDIAIVRAIADSVAVMHRGKLVRFGPKSKVLSPPFDDYTDLLLKSVPEMEIGWLEKVLTTRRMESAGN, encoded by the coding sequence ATGCCTGAGCTTTCGTCTGAAAAGAATACGCTTCTGTCCGTCAGGAACCTGAAGATCGAGGCGACCAGCTACCCGCCGGGCGAGCCGCCAAAAACAGTGACGCTGGTTCACGATGTTTCTTTCGATCTGCAAAAGGGCAAGGTGCTCGGCCTGATCGGCGAAAGCGGCGCGGGCAAATCCACGATCGGCCTGTCCGCCCTCGCCTACGGCCGCGGCGGCGCGGCCATAACCGGCGGCCAGGTGCTGCTCAATGGCAAGGACATCCTGACGCTGGGCCGCGATGGCATACGCACCATCCGCGGCTGCAAGGTGTGTTATGTCGCACAATCCGCGGCAGCCGCCTTCAACCCCGCCCACAGGCTCGGCGAACAGGTGATCGAAGCGGCCTTGCGCCACAGGATCATGAGCCGGGCAGACGCGGAAAAGCGGGCGCTCTATCTTTTTCAGGTGCTCGGACTGCCGAACCCGGAAAGTTTTGGCGATCGCTATCCCCATCAGGTCTCTGGCGGGCAATTGCAACGAGCCATGACCGCCATGGCGCTCTGCCCCAATCCGGAACTGATCGTCTTCGACGAGCCGACGACGGCGCTCGACGTCACCACCCAGATCGACGTTCTCGCCGCCATCAAGCATGCCATCGAGGAAACGCACACCGCAGCACTCTACATCACCCACGACCTTGCTGTCGTCGCCCAGATCTCCGACGACATCATGGTCCTTCGCCACGGAAGAATGGTCGAATACGGAACGACGAAACAGATCATCGAGGCGCCCAATGAAGACTATACGCGGGCACTCGTCAGCGTCCGTCAGACCAAGCGCGACGAAGCGAAAGACCAGAGCAACACGCTGCTGAAGATCGAGCATGTCAGCGCCGGTTACGCCAACGGCTTCAAGGTGCTGCATGACGTCTCGATGCACCTGCCGAAGGGCCAGACGCTGGCGATCGTCGGCGAAAGCGGTTCCGGCAAATCGACGCTTGCCCGTGTCATCACCGGCCTCTTGCCTCCCTCGGACGGTACGATCACGTTCGATGGCAAGGAACTGCCGAAGGCGCTGACGGGCCGCAGCAAGGACGAACTGCGCCGGGTCCAGATGATCTATCAGATGGCCGACACGGCCATGAACCCGCGTCAGACCGTCCGCGACATCGTCGGCCGCCCGATCACCTTCTACTATGGCTTGCGCGGTGCCAGGAAGACGGAGCGCGTCAAGGAACTGCTTGATCAGATCGAGATGGGTGACCGCTTCCTCGACCGCTATCCGGCGGAGCTGTCCGGCGGCCAGAAGCAGCGTGTGGCCATCGCAAGGGCTCTGGCGGCAAAGCCTGAACTGATCCTCTGCGACGAGCCGACCTCGGCGCTCGATCCCCTGGTCGCCGAAGGCATCCTGAATCTGCTTCTCAAGCTTCAGGAGGAAACCGCTGTTTCCTATGTCTTTATCACCCACGACATCGCCATCGTGCGAGCCATTGCAGACTCGGTCGCCGTCATGCATCGGGGCAAGCTGGTCCGCTTCGGCCCAAAATCCAAAGTGCTGTCGCCCCCCTTCGACGACTATACGGACCTGCTTCTGAAATCGGTTCCTGAAATGGAGATCGGCTGGCTGGAAAAGGTGCTGACGACACGGCGCATGGAAAGTGCGGGGAATTGA
- the msrA gene encoding peptide-methionine (S)-S-oxide reductase MsrA, whose translation MSAYERQTLTRRIALGLGAFTVAAAIFATFPASTNAAEEAVVIPAPAIDETAATDTGKAVFAGGCFWGVQGVFQHVKGVRNAVSGYSGGTSETATYEAVSGGNTAHAEAVEITYDPKQVTYGQLLQIFFSVAHNPTQLNFQGPDHGTQYRSEIFTTSAEQAKIAGSYIAQLEKEKLFEEPIVTKVSGMTAFYPAEDYHQDFLTQNPTHPYIVYNDMPKIENLKAVFPSEFSARPALVQKAKG comes from the coding sequence ATGTCCGCTTATGAAAGACAAACCCTCACCCGCAGGATCGCGCTCGGCCTTGGCGCTTTCACTGTCGCCGCGGCCATTTTCGCCACCTTCCCGGCATCGACCAATGCGGCGGAAGAAGCGGTCGTCATACCCGCCCCGGCAATCGATGAAACGGCAGCAACAGACACTGGAAAGGCCGTCTTCGCGGGTGGCTGCTTCTGGGGCGTCCAGGGTGTCTTCCAGCATGTGAAGGGTGTCAGGAACGCGGTCTCCGGCTATTCGGGCGGCACCAGCGAAACCGCAACCTACGAGGCGGTCAGCGGCGGCAATACAGCCCATGCCGAAGCCGTGGAAATTACCTATGATCCGAAGCAGGTCACCTATGGGCAATTGCTGCAGATTTTCTTTTCGGTCGCGCATAATCCGACCCAACTGAACTTTCAGGGCCCCGATCACGGCACACAGTACCGCTCTGAGATATTCACGACCAGCGCCGAGCAGGCAAAGATTGCCGGGAGCTATATTGCCCAGCTCGAAAAGGAAAAACTCTTCGAAGAACCGATCGTAACCAAAGTGTCCGGCATGACGGCGTTCTACCCGGCCGAGGACTATCATCAGGATTTCCTCACGCAAAATCCGACGCATCCCTATATCGTCTACAACGACATGCCGAAGATCGAGAATCTGAAGGCCGTTTTTCCGAGTGAATTCAGCGCCCGTCCGGCCTTGGTGCAGAAGGCGAAGGGTTAA
- a CDS encoding ABC transporter permease: MRLSSIPISAWVGITGIILALFCAIFAPWIAPFGEREVVGDIWLPMGGDFLLGTDNLGRDLLSRLIFGARTTIFVALAATIVSFSLGMLLSFTAAVTGGFIDQLFSRFNDLMMAIPTLIFALVVLAVLPQQLWILILVMAVLDSTRVFRIGRAVALDVAVMEFVEAARLRGEGTGWIIFREILPNTLSPLLAEFGLRFAFSILFLSTLSFLGLGIQPPAADWGGMVKDNKDGIIFGISAALIPGGAIAGLAICVNLVVDWLMKRTSSLKGGRGDA, from the coding sequence ATGAGATTGAGCTCCATTCCCATAAGTGCCTGGGTTGGTATAACAGGCATCATTCTCGCCCTCTTCTGCGCTATTTTCGCCCCGTGGATCGCACCCTTCGGCGAGCGCGAGGTTGTCGGTGACATCTGGCTGCCGATGGGCGGGGATTTCCTGCTCGGCACGGACAATCTCGGACGCGATCTTCTGTCGCGTCTGATCTTCGGCGCGAGAACGACGATCTTCGTTGCCCTTGCTGCAACGATCGTCTCCTTTTCGCTCGGTATGCTGCTGTCGTTTACCGCTGCGGTCACCGGCGGGTTCATCGACCAGCTGTTCTCACGCTTCAACGACCTGATGATGGCGATCCCGACACTGATCTTCGCCCTCGTCGTCCTTGCCGTGCTGCCGCAGCAGCTGTGGATCCTGATCCTGGTCATGGCGGTTCTCGACTCGACCCGCGTCTTCCGCATCGGCAGAGCCGTGGCGCTCGATGTCGCGGTAATGGAATTCGTCGAGGCCGCACGCCTGCGCGGCGAAGGCACGGGCTGGATCATTTTCCGCGAAATCCTGCCCAACACCTTGTCGCCGCTGCTTGCCGAATTCGGCCTGCGCTTCGCCTTTTCGATCCTGTTCCTCTCCACGCTTTCCTTCCTTGGTCTCGGCATCCAGCCACCGGCGGCGGACTGGGGCGGCATGGTCAAGGACAACAAGGACGGCATCATCTTCGGAATTTCGGCCGCCCTCATTCCCGGTGGCGCGATCGCCGGCCTTGCCATCTGCGTCAACCTCGTCGTCGACTGGCTGATGAAGCGAACCTCAAGCCTCAAGGGAGGGCGCGGCGATGCCTGA
- a CDS encoding ABC transporter substrate-binding protein, protein MSDYKNYLADQVRMGKMNRRDFMGRALAAGVALSSASTLFATSAAAQEPKRGGHLKLGLEGGSATDSIDPAKATSQVMFLAVRTWGDTLVETHPTTRAPLPALAESWSPSPDATVWTFKIRKGVQFHDGKEMTTDDVVATLKRHSDEKAESGALGVMKSITSVENKDGDLVVTLASGNADLPQIFTDYHLVIQPNGGTDNPTAAIGTGAYKLASFDAGVRMTFEKNPNDWRSDRGYVDSIEVINMNDATARIAALSSGQVHFINRVDPKTVSLLTRAPNVQLLTTSGGGHYVFIMHCDTAPFDNADLRMALKYAIDREEMVTRILGGYGKVGNDFPINDTYALFPEGIEQRTYDADKAAFHFKKSGHSGPVLLRTSEVAFPGAVDASVLFQESAKKAGIEIEIKREPGDGYWSNVWNVQPFSASYWGSRATQDQFYSGAYLSTADWNDTRFKRPEFDKLLISARAELDEAKRKDMYRQMAMMVRDDGGTILPMFNDFVNASSKAVKGYVSDIGNDMSNGYVATRVWLDA, encoded by the coding sequence ATGAGCGACTACAAGAACTACCTCGCCGATCAGGTCAGGATGGGAAAGATGAACCGCCGCGACTTCATGGGACGGGCGCTTGCCGCCGGTGTTGCCCTGTCGAGTGCGAGCACCCTGTTTGCAACCAGCGCAGCGGCACAGGAGCCGAAACGTGGCGGCCATCTGAAACTCGGCCTCGAAGGCGGCTCGGCGACGGATTCCATCGATCCGGCCAAGGCAACCTCGCAGGTCATGTTCCTGGCCGTGCGCACCTGGGGTGACACCCTGGTCGAAACCCATCCGACGACCCGTGCACCGCTTCCAGCACTTGCCGAATCCTGGTCGCCCTCGCCGGACGCGACAGTCTGGACCTTCAAGATCCGCAAGGGCGTCCAGTTCCACGATGGCAAGGAGATGACGACGGACGACGTCGTCGCGACGCTGAAGCGTCATAGCGACGAGAAGGCCGAATCCGGAGCCCTCGGTGTCATGAAGTCGATCACCAGCGTCGAGAACAAGGACGGTGATCTCGTGGTGACGCTTGCCTCCGGCAACGCCGACCTGCCGCAGATTTTCACCGACTATCACCTCGTCATCCAGCCCAATGGCGGAACCGACAACCCGACCGCCGCGATCGGCACGGGCGCCTACAAGCTTGCCAGCTTCGACGCCGGCGTCCGCATGACGTTCGAGAAGAACCCCAATGACTGGCGTTCGGACCGCGGCTACGTCGATTCCATCGAAGTCATCAACATGAACGACGCAACCGCGCGCATCGCCGCCCTGTCCTCCGGTCAGGTCCACTTCATCAACCGTGTGGACCCAAAGACCGTTTCGCTTTTGACGCGCGCGCCGAATGTGCAGTTGCTGACCACGTCGGGTGGCGGGCACTACGTCTTCATCATGCACTGCGACACCGCGCCTTTCGACAATGCGGACCTGCGCATGGCCCTGAAATACGCCATCGACCGCGAAGAGATGGTCACCCGCATTCTCGGCGGCTACGGCAAGGTCGGCAACGATTTTCCGATCAATGACACCTATGCCCTCTTTCCCGAGGGAATCGAACAGCGGACCTACGATGCCGACAAGGCGGCTTTCCACTTTAAGAAGTCCGGCCACAGCGGCCCGGTTCTCCTGCGCACGTCGGAAGTCGCCTTTCCCGGCGCCGTTGATGCCTCCGTTCTCTTCCAGGAAAGCGCGAAGAAGGCCGGAATCGAAATTGAGATCAAGCGCGAGCCCGGCGATGGTTACTGGTCGAACGTCTGGAACGTGCAGCCCTTCAGTGCGTCCTACTGGGGCAGCCGGGCGACGCAGGACCAGTTCTATTCAGGCGCCTATCTCTCCACCGCCGACTGGAACGATACACGCTTCAAGCGGCCGGAATTCGACAAGCTCCTGATTTCGGCCCGCGCCGAACTCGACGAAGCCAAGCGGAAAGACATGTACCGTCAGATGGCCATGATGGTCCGCGACGACGGCGGCACGATCCTGCCGATGTTCAACGACTTCGTGAATGCGTCTTCCAAGGCCGTGAAGGGCTATGTCAGCGACATCGGCAACGACATGTCCAATGGCTATGTCGCAACGCGCGTCTGGCTCGACGCCTGA
- a CDS encoding CocE/NonD family hydrolase, with translation MTTDNFTVIENQWIILEDGTRLAARIWMPEGASENPVPAVLEYLPYRKGDGTSPRDESTYPVFAAAGIAGVRVDIRGSGESDGVIDGEYTPRELSDGCELIAWIASQPWSNGAVGMMGISWGGFNCLQVAALKPPALKAVISIASTVDRYNDDIHYKNGTHLSAQLSWAATMLAYQSRSPDPSIVGDRWKEMWLERLENEPFFMEEWLDHQRRDAFWEHGSICEDFDGFPVPAMVIAGWADGYRNTPMKAAEGLGSKVKALIGPWVHKYPHFAWPKPRADFHGEAIAWWKRWLRDEDTGVEALPQMRAFILDGPKPALRRNVEPGFWVAKDLWTPPEMHCFYVDQFGSLQDGMPIPGAHDHNAYLRSPLDTGTASGEWFTLKPDAEMAGDQRIDDAGSLTFETAPLAQAVDYLGQPVLTVDLTCDDDWTNLVARLVDVHPDGTATRVTFGVLNLAHRDGNADPKPMEHGTKTPIRLVLDACGYRFGAGHRIRISLSTAYWPMVLPSPTDPGLTLDLATLGLALPKLGDHARITMPEPENPDPLPNYIEHTPSKTSRRVERDMTTGQTRYFIYEDTGLFEHPETGFSTQAIRNEIWTIAAGDPLSMTGISNWTCIAGRENWSVKTVAISRIACTATEWLTSAQVTAFEGDAQIFEKTFEKRTPRDFM, from the coding sequence ATGACCACAGATAATTTCACAGTCATTGAAAACCAATGGATCATCCTCGAGGACGGTACCCGGCTGGCTGCCCGCATCTGGATGCCGGAGGGTGCAAGCGAGAACCCCGTCCCAGCCGTTCTCGAATACCTTCCCTATCGCAAGGGTGACGGCACCAGCCCGCGCGACGAGTCCACCTATCCTGTCTTTGCCGCAGCCGGCATCGCCGGTGTCCGCGTCGATATCCGCGGCAGTGGCGAATCGGACGGGGTCATCGACGGTGAATACACGCCCCGCGAACTGTCGGATGGCTGTGAACTGATTGCCTGGATCGCGTCACAGCCTTGGTCCAACGGCGCGGTTGGCATGATGGGCATTTCCTGGGGTGGCTTCAATTGCCTGCAAGTGGCCGCCCTCAAGCCGCCGGCGCTGAAAGCGGTGATCTCCATCGCCTCTACCGTCGACCGCTACAATGACGACATCCACTACAAGAACGGCACGCATCTGTCCGCGCAGCTGTCCTGGGCGGCCACCATGCTCGCCTACCAGTCGCGCTCGCCCGATCCGTCCATCGTCGGCGACCGGTGGAAGGAGATGTGGCTGGAACGGCTCGAAAACGAGCCTTTCTTCATGGAGGAATGGCTGGACCACCAGCGTCGGGACGCGTTCTGGGAACACGGCTCGATCTGCGAGGATTTCGACGGTTTTCCCGTGCCGGCCATGGTGATCGCCGGCTGGGCCGACGGCTACCGCAATACGCCGATGAAGGCGGCCGAAGGCTTAGGGAGCAAGGTAAAGGCCCTGATCGGCCCCTGGGTCCACAAATATCCGCATTTCGCCTGGCCAAAGCCGCGCGCCGATTTCCATGGCGAGGCGATCGCCTGGTGGAAACGGTGGCTGCGCGACGAGGACACCGGCGTCGAAGCCCTGCCGCAGATGCGTGCCTTCATTCTCGATGGGCCGAAGCCTGCCTTGCGGCGCAATGTCGAACCGGGTTTCTGGGTCGCCAAGGATCTGTGGACACCGCCGGAAATGCACTGCTTCTATGTCGATCAATTCGGCAGCCTGCAGGACGGCATGCCAATCCCCGGCGCCCATGACCATAATGCCTATCTGCGCTCCCCCCTCGACACCGGAACGGCCTCGGGCGAGTGGTTTACCCTCAAGCCGGATGCGGAAATGGCGGGCGACCAGCGCATTGATGACGCCGGATCGCTGACCTTCGAAACCGCGCCGCTGGCACAGGCCGTCGATTATCTCGGTCAGCCGGTACTGACCGTCGATCTTACCTGCGATGACGACTGGACGAACCTCGTCGCCCGGCTTGTCGATGTCCATCCCGACGGCACGGCGACCCGCGTTACCTTCGGCGTGCTCAACCTTGCCCACCGCGACGGCAATGCCGATCCCAAGCCGATGGAACACGGCACGAAAACCCCGATCCGGCTGGTTCTGGATGCCTGCGGCTATCGCTTCGGCGCCGGCCATCGCATCCGGATTTCCCTGTCGACCGCCTATTGGCCCATGGTTCTTCCCTCCCCCACGGACCCAGGACTGACGCTCGATCTCGCCACGCTCGGCCTTGCGCTGCCCAAGCTTGGCGACCACGCGCGCATCACCATGCCCGAACCCGAAAATCCCGATCCCCTGCCGAACTATATCGAACACACGCCGTCCAAAACCAGCCGGCGTGTCGAGCGCGACATGACGACCGGGCAGACCCGTTATTTTATCTATGAAGACACCGGCCTTTTCGAGCATCCGGAAACCGGGTTTTCGACGCAGGCCATCCGAAACGAGATCTGGACCATCGCCGCCGGCGATCCGCTGTCGATGACCGGCATCTCCAACTGGACCTGCATTGCCGGGCGTGAGAACTGGTCGGTGAAAACCGTCGCGATCTCCAGGATCGCCTGCACCGCAACGGAATGGCTGACCTCGGCCCAGGTGACGGCCTTCGAGGGCGATGCGCAGATCTTCGAAAAAACCTTCGAAAAACGCACTCCCCGCGACTTTATGTGA
- a CDS encoding ACT domain-containing protein, protein MAAVTDLETLLTNMQPSLRPAEYVYCSVPHDGVTDWLLLSPLGCFREDEGVTLILDRQAADEADLAYESVMRCITLTVHSSLEAVGLTAAVATALARHGISANVIAAYYHDHIFVPVRDAERALAVLAQARPV, encoded by the coding sequence ATGGCAGCCGTGACCGATCTCGAAACGCTACTTACGAACATGCAGCCTTCCCTGCGTCCGGCCGAATATGTCTATTGCAGCGTTCCCCATGACGGTGTCACAGACTGGCTGCTGCTGTCGCCGCTCGGATGCTTTCGCGAAGACGAAGGGGTGACGCTGATCCTGGACCGGCAGGCCGCGGACGAAGCCGACCTGGCCTACGAGAGCGTCATGCGCTGCATTACGCTGACAGTGCATTCGTCCCTGGAAGCGGTGGGGCTGACGGCGGCTGTCGCGACGGCGTTGGCCCGTCATGGAATCAGCGCCAATGTGATCGCCGCCTATTACCACGATCACATCTTCGTTCCGGTGCGAGACGCCGAGCGGGCACTTGCCGTGCTGGCACAGGCAAGGCCCGTCTGA
- a CDS encoding ABC transporter permease, with protein sequence MTGLGPDTGPAQTTVLTTAGGESLPPSLAVSGTAVPPAPAGAVTGTVWRRFTLRRPLAALIIQRLALSVALLFAVSLMIFGGVEALPGDFATTYLGQSGTPQAVENIRKDLGLDKPVTERYFSWLGGAVQGDFGTSWASRNSVSEQIGKRLGNSLFLAFFAALISVPLAVALGMLAVQYRNRLPDKIINVVSLAAISLPEFFIGYLLILFFAVQLGIATFPATVYDSMGLGERLSAIALPVATLVMVVLAHMMRMTRAAILNVMSSAYVETAELKGLGAFRIIARHAAPNAVAPVINVIALNLAYLVVGVVVVEVVFVYPGMGQYMVDAVTVRDMPVVQACGLIFAAFYIFLNMAADILAILANPRLRHPR encoded by the coding sequence ATGACGGGGCTTGGACCCGACACCGGTCCGGCGCAGACAACGGTCCTGACGACTGCGGGTGGTGAGAGCCTCCCGCCGTCGCTCGCCGTTTCCGGAACAGCAGTCCCGCCCGCCCCGGCCGGCGCGGTCACCGGCACAGTCTGGCGCCGTTTCACCCTGCGCCGCCCGCTGGCGGCCCTGATCATCCAGCGCCTCGCCCTGAGCGTCGCCCTCCTCTTTGCCGTATCGCTGATGATCTTCGGCGGCGTGGAAGCGCTTCCCGGCGATTTCGCCACCACCTATCTCGGCCAGTCGGGCACGCCGCAGGCGGTGGAAAACATCCGCAAGGATCTCGGCCTCGACAAACCGGTTACCGAACGCTACTTCAGTTGGCTCGGCGGCGCCGTTCAGGGCGATTTCGGCACCTCCTGGGCAAGCCGCAACTCCGTCAGCGAACAGATCGGCAAACGGCTCGGAAATTCGCTGTTTCTCGCCTTCTTTGCAGCCCTGATATCCGTGCCGCTCGCCGTTGCCCTCGGCATGCTGGCGGTCCAGTACCGGAACAGGCTGCCGGACAAGATCATCAATGTCGTCTCGCTGGCGGCGATCTCCCTTCCCGAATTTTTCATCGGCTACCTGCTGATCCTGTTCTTCGCCGTGCAACTGGGCATCGCGACCTTCCCGGCAACCGTCTATGACAGCATGGGCTTGGGCGAACGGCTCTCGGCCATCGCCCTGCCCGTCGCCACGCTGGTCATGGTCGTTCTCGCCCACATGATGCGCATGACGCGCGCCGCGATCCTCAACGTCATGTCCTCGGCCTATGTCGAGACCGCGGAACTGAAGGGTCTCGGTGCCTTCAGGATCATCGCACGCCACGCCGCCCCCAACGCCGTGGCGCCGGTCATCAATGTCATTGCCCTCAACCTTGCCTATCTCGTGGTCGGCGTCGTCGTTGTGGAAGTGGTGTTCGTCTATCCGGGCATGGGCCAGTACATGGTCGATGCGGTCACCGTGCGCGACATGCCGGTGGTGCAGGCCTGCGGCCTGATCTTCGCCGCCTTCTATATTTTCCTCAACATGGCTGCGGATATTCTCGCCATCCTCGCCAATCCGAGATTGAGGCATCCGCGATGA
- a CDS encoding type II toxin-antitoxin system ParD family antitoxin, with protein MRTSKPITITLGQQQASLDARLQSGSYASASEVLRAGLRALDREDAALDEIMRLKIREAINDPQPDIPASEVFERLRARHNNTLKAGKRDA; from the coding sequence ATGCGTACCAGCAAGCCGATCACAATCACCCTTGGCCAACAGCAGGCATCCCTTGATGCGCGCCTGCAATCCGGCAGCTATGCCTCGGCAAGCGAAGTGCTGCGAGCGGGCTTGCGCGCCCTCGATCGGGAAGACGCTGCGCTGGATGAGATCATGCGATTGAAGATTCGCGAAGCCATAAACGATCCCCAGCCCGATATTCCGGCGTCCGAGGTTTTCGAGCGCCTGCGAGCACGCCATAACAATACATTGAAGGCCGGCAAACGTGACGCATGA
- a CDS encoding LysR family transcriptional regulator: MAFTLRQLQYFIAVAEQGSVTRAAQNLSISQSSITEAVKELESDLGVELFERHPRGLHITHNGHQFLRHATKILADVSDARRSFSQERETRSGTLNLGVTSLVAGYVLSDLLARYRRACPGVEVSAIEDNGSYLEHLLVGGELDVAVMVISNLRDRMALQAEIIETSPYRLWLPLGHPLVSADIISVADIAKEPLIMLTVDEIEENTGKLLTALGARPHVAFRTRSVEAVRSLVATGAGIALLPDLVYRPWSLEGDRIESRDVSGALPVVQVGMVWRKGSGLPQSARDFIGVAEALRSGRTR, translated from the coding sequence ATGGCCTTCACGCTCCGTCAGCTCCAGTATTTCATCGCCGTTGCCGAACAAGGCTCGGTCACGCGCGCGGCGCAAAACCTGTCGATTTCGCAGTCTTCTATTACCGAGGCGGTGAAGGAGCTGGAGAGCGATTTGGGCGTCGAATTGTTCGAGCGCCATCCGCGCGGCTTGCACATCACCCATAACGGCCATCAGTTTCTGCGCCACGCGACGAAGATCCTGGCCGACGTCTCGGATGCGCGGCGCTCTTTCTCGCAGGAGCGTGAGACCCGCAGCGGCACGCTCAATCTGGGAGTCACCTCGCTGGTTGCAGGCTACGTGCTCTCCGACCTGCTCGCCCGCTACCGCCGCGCTTGCCCGGGCGTCGAGGTCAGCGCCATCGAGGATAATGGCTCCTATCTCGAACATCTTCTCGTCGGCGGCGAGCTCGATGTCGCGGTTATGGTGATTTCCAATCTGCGCGACCGGATGGCGCTGCAGGCGGAAATCATCGAGACCTCGCCCTACAGGCTCTGGCTGCCGCTTGGTCATCCGCTGGTGTCCGCCGACATCATCTCGGTCGCCGATATCGCAAAAGAACCGCTGATCATGCTGACCGTGGATGAAATCGAGGAGAACACCGGCAAGCTTCTGACCGCGCTCGGCGCTCGCCCGCATGTCGCCTTCCGCACGCGATCTGTGGAAGCAGTACGCAGCCTCGTCGCCACCGGCGCCGGCATCGCGCTTCTGCCCGATCTCGTCTATCGCCCCTGGTCGCTGGAAGGTGACCGCATCGAAAGCCGCGACGTCTCCGGCGCCCTCCCCGTCGTCCAGGTCGGGATGGTCTGGCGAAAGGGCTCCGGCCTGCCGCAATCGGCCAGGGACTTTATCGGAGTTGCAGAAGCGCTCAGGAGCGGGCGGACCCGCTGA